CCAGGATTGCTGCCCTGGGGAccagtggggctgtgctggggacgtGGGGTTTGGTTAGGCAGCCTCAGCTGcgggctgctggaggtggaggggagCTTATGCCAAGgcctgtggctgcaggcagtgtaGTGGGGACCACCGCTCGTGCTGTCCCTTCCTGGGGACTGAAAGCATGGGCTGGGAGTGCCCCACCTGGCTTAAACCCAAGTGAaatgaaggctctggggaaatgaccttggagcagccttccagtacctgaaaggaggccacaagaaagctggggaaggactttttacaagggcttgcagtgataagatgagaggCATTGGATTGAAGCTTGGGGAGGGGAGATGTAGGCtgaagattagaaagaaatgcttgacaggaggggtggggagactctggaacaggttgcccagggaagttgtggatgccccaggctggatgaggccttgagcagcctgggctggtgggaggtgtccctgcccacggcagtgggcttggaactggatgatctccaaggccccttccaacccagcccattctatgaaaagcaagcaggctgctggaggggaggacccagctgctgctggaggcgtgctggggggcagcagctctgagggtgCTGTGTCACTTGTGCTTTCAGACTGGTGATgtctgcatctccatcctgcacCCACCCGTGGACGACCCCCAGAGCGGGGAGCTGCCCTCCGAGCGGTGGAACCCTACCCAGAACGTGCGGTGAGGGccggggggctgcgggcaggAAGCTCCCTCgggagctgggatggggaggtgggcactgcctcctgctcctaAAGCCTGTGGAGGATGCCTGGAGGCTGTGGAAAGGCTCTTGGGCTGCTTGCTTGGTTGTCTCCtcccctatggagacaggctgaaagagttggggctgtgcagtctggggaagagaaggctccaaggagacctagttgtggccttccaggaggccacagggggctacaggaaagctgggaagggacttgtgagggtgtcagggagtgatagggctggggaggaatggagcaaaactagaagtggggagattcagattggatgttaggaagaagttgttgcccatgagggtggtgagagactggcacaggttgcccagggaggtggtggaagcctcatccctggaggttttgaaggccaggctggatgtggctgtgagcaacctgctgtggtgtgaggtgtccctgcccttggcagtggggctggaactggctgagccttgaggtcccttccagccctgaccgtTCTGTGATCCTAAGACCAGGCAGAGCTCGCCTGGGAGGCGCAGTGATTTGTGTGACCCCAAAGCTGCTGGCATTGCTGGCacgtgggcagctgctgccccacctcaggcctcacctgctgctgttgATGGATTCCAGGACCATTCTCCTGAGTGTGATCTCACTGCTGAATGAACCCAacaccttctctccagccaaCGTGGACGCCTCCGTCATGTACCGCAAGTGGAAGGAGAGCAAGGGGAAGGACCGGGAGTACACAGACATCATCAGGTGCgtgctgagaccccagctgcctctgagTGTGGCTCCTGGGAGCAGCTTGCTTGGCTTCTGTACCCAGATTTGCTCTCAGCTGAAGCCCTTTGGCCCTtttttgctctgcagctgaggatCTGGGGGTGGTAGCAGACGTGGTTGCCAGCGTGGTCCGGCTGCCAGGGCTGTCTCGTGGGGCTGGCACTTGAAACttctcagctgcaggctgagcagccctggtGTGGTCTGGGGTACCTTAGAGCAAGGGAaatgcagcagtgcagccatCTTTGCTCCATGGTGCTCtcacctctcctgtcctctcaccatctccatctccctgaagggaggctgtagccaggagggggttggtctcttctcccaggcaaccagcaagaggacacagtctcaagctgtgcagggggaagttgaggcttgGTCTTagaaggaagctcttcacagaaggagagcttgcccattgggatgggctgcccagggaggtggtggggttgaggtccttggagatcatagaatcagtaaggttggaaaagacctcaaagctcaattccaacctgtcacccaacacctcatgtctACTAAACtaagtgccgcatccaatccctttctgagcacctccagggatggtgactccaccacctccctgggcagcacatttcagtggccaacaactctctctgggcagaactctctcctcacctccagcctaaacttcccctggcacagcttgagactgtgtcctcttgttctggtgctggttgcctgggagaagagaccaactctcacctggctacaacttcccttcaggtagttgtagagagcaagaaggtctcccctgagccttctcttctccaggctttaaggtagagagcaagaaggtctcccctgagcctcctccaggctttaagaaaagcctggaggaggcacttagtgccatggcctGGCTGAtgagttagggttgggtgatcaggtggacttgacgatcttggAGAGGcctctttccaacctggctgactgATGCTGTGGTGTCCCTGggggccagctgcagggggggggggaacgaCGATGTGGCCGCACCGCGCGGGGCTCCAGCCTCACCCCCTGGCCTCTCGCCCTGCAGGAAGCAAGTCCTGGGCACCAAGGTGGACGCCGAGCGGGATGGCGTGAAGGTGCCCACCACCCTGGCAGAGTACTGCGTGAAGACCAAGACTCCAGCCCCAGATGAGGGCTCTGACCTCTTCTATGATGACTACTACGAAGATGATGAgatggaggaggaagcagagagctgctacGGCGACGAGGACGACTCTGGCAACGAGGAGTCCTGATGGCCCTCTGGCCCCTGCAAAACTTGCTCACAAACTACTGAATTTTTACCTCAActaggacaaaaaaaaaccccaacaaaaaacccaacaacaaaaaaacaaaaacaaaagtgGTTTGAATTTAGGATCTTGTCAGCCCTGAAATTAACTCTCTACCTCGCAGGGAGGCTGTTCTGCTGCGGCAAAGGAAATCCCACCGCTCTCTTTGTTAGAAGCAGCgaagcaaaacacacacaaaaaggaggaaagaaacaaaaccaaggcaAAAATCGACCCTGTTTTATAAACTtcctgggcacagggtgggggagggagggagggaggggagaagttgtgttgagggggggtggggggtgggatcCATGAATCCACAGAGCTTGTGGAGCTTGGTGGCTTTGCCTGGACGAGGAGGAGCGGTGACGGAACTGAGGCTCGGCTGCCCGCGGTTCGGTGCACGCTGACCTccttcagccctgcctgggagggATGGTCTGGGGCAGCTGTGGACTTGTGAGAGCCTCGTGGAGCTTCCtgcaggtggtggagccccaTGTGGTGGAGCCCTCCTTGGTGGGACccttctgctgcccttcctgtgatgctggagctgggcagagaagggctgggaccTTGGGAAGGGCCAAGACATTGAGGCAGGATGTGCTTGGCAGCcactgcagggcttggggggggggtgggagggagggctgTTTGTAGTTTTTAAccagctgggagggttggggtagTGCTCATGAgtctttctgcttctgttttcctgaaaaatatttaataaagtacttgggaggagctgctctgtggtgtGTGGGtgaggctctgccccagcctgtgcccaggctcTGAGGGTTTCCATATCAGCTGTggaccagctcctgccctgcagctccaggtggGGCAAACTCACTgccctcccagggctgggggctgcagggtggccTTGAGTCTCACAGGAACTCTCTTTTCAAGCTTGTAAAGCAAGCAGgagtggctgggctgggctgccttTGGCCTAGAGAACATCTCTGCCCTTCCCAGTGCAGCATTCACTGCCTCTTCTTGGAGCCAGGGCCaagggctctgcctgggcaggaTATTGGGCTCTGCTGAGTCCTCATAACCTTCCAGCTCTGCACTGAGGTGGTttttcctctcttgccctgagcccagctgtgctgtatgggcacctctgcccacagcaaacctgcccaggcagcacctggctgcacagagctgtAGCAAATGGGTGCCTGATGGGTGCCTGGGGCCTAGTGGCTGCTCTTATGTGGGTGCAGCTGGGTGTGCCCTGAGCCCACAGGCCAGGACTGGCTGGGACATGTGAgcttgcagggctgtggtgagctcccagcctgctgctccagccaagGGGCATTGCCAGTCCCTTGTCTGACTCTGCTGGAGTGGGCaggtcagctctgctgccagttcCCTGGGGCTGTAGCAGGGATGAGACCTTGGCAAACTGCCTCTGTGACCCCCATAGGGCTCCTGCACCTCGGGCAAAGCTCTGAGGAGCAAGGGGAAACATTCCCCTCACCTCCTGCAGGAGCCATGCAGAGGGGATCAGGCTCTGAGTGACACCTGGGCCCCGCACGTGGCACACACATGTGCTTTGTTGCCTCAGGAAATGAGGCTAAAAGGTGAATAGGATTATTGTCACTTTATTCAGGCCTGGCAAACGGCTTCCAAGGTCAACCAgccagcaaagagcagcagcaagcccaGCTGCTAGCTCAAAGTCAGACCCCTCTTTATTCCTTGGGGGACCGCTCcatgcacccccagcagctccttcccaccCTGGCTGGTCCCTGTGAATGcagggacctgcaggcaggactGCAAGGACCCTGGCTCCTTGCAGCTGGTGACCCTCCTCATTGCCCCCAGGATGCCCCCACGGACCCAATGCCACCAAGACCTACCCTGCATGGCCCTACCCTTGGCCCTGCAGAAccgggcagccaggcaggacaTGCTGGGGCCAGATACGGTGCTTAGGTGGAGGGAGAAAGGCTTCAGGAGGGTTCAGCAACTCACAAgagccagcagatccctgcggACAGCACGGCAGGAGCTGGCGCCACCAGCCCCATTGTTTCGGCTCTTCCTGCCCCCCTACCCAGCACCCCCGGCTGTGAGTGTTCCACCTGGCTCCCGGGGCTGGGTCAGCCTAGAGTCAGCTCCCGACGCGGGGGAAGAGCTGCGGACAAAGCCATAGCCCTGCAGAGGTCTccttgctccagctgccccagggccaaAGCGCCCACCCGTGCTCGGCTgtggcctgctgcagcctcctgcccttatcaggcagccccagctgggctgggagctaaGCTTCAGCATTTCCTGGCCTCAAGGGAAAGTGCAGCTCGGGCCCAGATGCTGGGGCCAGGAGCTTTACCCGCACCGCAGGTAGTCCTGGGGCCCtctctggaggctgctgctggtttgtcTTGGCACAGGCCCCGCTGCTGCTCGCAGGAGCCATTgtctcagcctccctccctgcgcTGAGGAGGCGCCGTCCAGTTCCCTTCCCACGTGTCCCGCTGCGGGGACGCAGGTGGCTCCGCGTCACCCCCGAGGGCCACAGCCTCCGGTACGGCCAAGGCGGGGGCGAGGCGACTCCGGGtgggccctgccctggggacctAAAAGCCACCCGGAGGTTTCCCTGCGCCTCTGCCCACCATGTGCCTTGCAAGGCTGAAGGCGTGTAGGGCACAGCCCACTTCAGCATCTCGGTGTGGCTCCTGGGCCTGACTGTACTTCGCCTGGCCGGACCGTGCCCTGCCGGTGGATCCCCGCCGCGGTGCTCCCCGCCATACCGCAGTATTCCTCGACTCGGCGGGTGGAAACTCtctcaaaggtgtttttaaCGGCAGCGAGACCCCCCCGCCATCGCGGGCcgcacctctgccctctggccCGGCACATGCAGTCGTGTACCCCCGACAGCAGCCTTCCGATGCGGTGCGGAGCCGTCCCCGGTGCCGCTCCGGTACCTCCGGCGTTCCCCCTCCCGTGCGCGgagcggccccgccgccgctcctcGCCCGCCgtcccttctccctgcctccccatTGGCTGTCCGCCCGCCCGGGGGGCGTGGCCGAGGAGGACCGGCCCGAACCGGCTCTGCGCGCTAGGGGCTAGAAGGGGATGAAGGACTCTGCCAGCTCTTCTCTCTGATTGGCCGCACCGGGGTGGGTGGGACAACTCGTCGGAGCGGCCTCTGATTGGCCAAAGGGGTGGTGATTGGGGCGTGGCCAGCCCTGGCCCCGCTCCCTCCTCGGTGGCCCGGCGCGGGGCTTATAgcggggcggcgcggcgggACGCGGAGCGCGGGCGGAGATGGCGGCCGGCATGGTGGCACCGTGCGGGTTCCTGGCGCTTCTCCTCTTCAGCGGCATGGTCACCGGCGCCGCGGGGACAAGTACGGGACGGCTGGGGGGGGTGCGGGGGAGGGGGTGAGTTCGGCCGTACCGCGGCTCTCCGGGCGCTCCGGGGCCGTTTTAGGCCGTGAGGGCCTGAGGATAGGTGGTGAGAAGAACGTCGAGGGGAGGCTGCCCGGAGTGGCCTTGCGGGGCTCTGAGGGAGGGAGTCTGGCCCTATAGGGGGATCCCTCCGGAGGgttgggggcagaggggggtgCTTAGGGCTGTAGGGCTCCGCGGtgggctcgggcggtgccgccggtGGCGGGGGTGAGGTGTGCAGTGCCGGAGCTGCCGCCGGTGGAGTCGCCGGGGCCGAGCAGGCGGCAGCGAGGGCGGCCTGCGGCGAGGCACGTCGCACGGCGGGCGGGCGGGGCCGGGGAGGGGCGGGCTAACCCGCGGGGCTCGGAGCGGAGCCGGTGAAGCGGCGCCGAGGGGGCCGGGCGAGCCCCTGCTGGAACCCGAGGATCGCCTGAGGCGGATCccgggctctgctgggagcttcGGCCGATCCCTTTAGCATCGCTTCCCCGGGGAACGGGGAATGGAGCTGAGTTGTTTTTCCTCTAAGATATAAAATGAGGAAATTTTACTTCTCGGAGTCACTCCCTTGGGTATTTCCAGGGGGCTTATGAGGAGCAAGAGATCTCGAGGCTTTAAAACCTCCAAGATGTTCACATGGTGCTTAAGTGGATAATCCCCTAATGAGGAGGAAACAATGCCTGCTTTTGGGCCGGGGCCATGGGTGATGTGGGGTGGGGAGCTGGGAATTGCAGGAGCCTGTTGTTGGGTAGAGCCCAGCGtgctgcagtgtgctctgcCGTCGCGGTTTCTCGCTTCTTGAGCTGGCATCGGAGCTTGGCGTGTGGGGTCACACACGTGCAAAGATGATGAGGATGATGGGTTTTGCTCGGAGGACTCTTCAGTCCCcggtgcaggaggtgctggtggtgaaGTGAGTGGTAGGCTCTCGTTCCTGGCTCTTCAGCATGTCGGGCGCTCAAACTTTTGTCGCCCGATTTTGGTGCCGAACTGACTTCGGTGTAGTTGAGCCACGTTCAGTGACTGAAGGTGAAAGAGCAGGAGGATTCCTGGAAATCACGGGTAGTGACCTAAGTATCCACTCCCagtatttccttctgttttaatTCTGGGGGGGGTTAAGGCAGAGCCTTCCCCTAAACTTGATATTTTTGGGGTACAGTGTGAGTTTCATAAACTAACCCGAGGCTGCccatgccagctgctgcctctgccaccctgAGCACTGCCTTGAGCCATCTCTCCTCTGAGGGATTGTCACCAATGAGATATGGAGAAGGCTGTTTCTATCCTTGGTCTGAaaagcctcagctctgcaggcctgTTGGTTGTGTAACGCTCGTTGTCCTGCCCTGGCTGTAGGGCTCTTGGGCTCGGTGTGCCGTGAGCCACCGCGAATCGCCGTCGGTGACTCCTTGGGTTAGCAGAGCTGGGGACTGGCGGTGAAacctctcagcactggttagattTTAGCCTCATGGAACAGACTCCTTGGGAGGTGATCCCTTTAAACTGCAACTGGCAAAAAGGGTCGGAGCCTCAGCTATCCCCTTCGGAGGCCAAGAAACAAAGGTCAGGCCAGGGAGGAGTGTTCGCTGTGGGTTGGAGCAGGCTCCTGCCAGGCTCGGCTGGTCCCTGGGTTCCAGACGCTGTTTACCCCCTGGGgactcctccttctgctgggttAGGGGGAGGTTGTTTTTAAGTTTGAAGGTTACTCTGGAGAGCGTTATCTGGTCTTGTCTGCCTTCAGCATTGTCCCCCTCTatcaggcacagccctgcacccaggAGAAGTCTGCTCAGAAGAACGTTTGGGGTTtgtgagctcagctcagctctcagcccctcaCCGTTTGGAAAGCATCTGAGCC
The DNA window shown above is from Dryobates pubescens isolate bDryPub1 chromosome 31, bDryPub1.pri, whole genome shotgun sequence and carries:
- the CDC34 gene encoding ubiquitin-conjugating enzyme E2 R1; this encodes MARPLVPSSQKALLLELKGLQEEPVEGFRVNLVDEGDLYNWEVAIFGPPNTYYEGGYFKARLRFPIDYPYSPPAFRFLTKMWHPNIYETGDVCISILHPPVDDPQSGELPSERWNPTQNVRTILLSVISLLNEPNTFSPANVDASVMYRKWKESKGKDREYTDIIRKQVLGTKVDAERDGVKVPTTLAEYCVKTKTPAPDEGSDLFYDDYYEDDEMEEEAESCYGDEDDSGNEES